In one Notolabrus celidotus isolate fNotCel1 chromosome 1, fNotCel1.pri, whole genome shotgun sequence genomic region, the following are encoded:
- the parp3 gene encoding protein mono-ADP-ribosyltransferase PARP3, which translates to MPPKRRAAATAAKAGGKKAKAGTPKPKDAFSTAKEALLAAGSQVKGKRKVDGHCDLADCGEVYEDYDCMLNQTNIGHNNNKFYVIQVVEEGSSYYTWNRWGRVGEVGQSKLNSFKAPLDAVKDFEKKFKDKTKNNWSDRSKFVSHAGKYTLIEVDGDEDAEVTVGVDSVDGKTKTGPKNVLPSTLDDATGGLVKLIFSTDMFKEAMECMNLDIKKMPLGKLSKVQIAKGFDVLEEIEAAMSRKAKSGILEELSSKFFTIIPHNFGRNRPPTINDKEIVDKKKEMLMVLADIELAQTLKTETEKAQEVMIETVPHPVDQDYNSLKCVLSLLDKDTETFKVIEKYLKVTSENGYYKPKILNVWEVNRENEGDRFHEHEDLGNRRLLWHGTNIAVVAAILKSGLRIMPHSGGRVGRGIYFASENSKSAGYVGCCKTTGVMFLSEVALGKEHTITRDNSSLKKAPAGCDSVVARGSVEPDPSKDTFITLEGKSIAVPQGKPIEQPQFSDSHFSNSEYLIYKESQCRLRFLLELKMH; encoded by the exons ATGCCACCAAAGAGAagagctgctgctactgctgccaaGGCAGGTGGAAAGAAGGCAAAAGCAGGAACACCAAAGCCCAAGGATGCCTTCAGCACAGCAAAAGAGGCACTTCTGGCTGCTGGGTCGCAGGTAAAAGGCAAGAGGAAAGTTGACGGGCACTGCGACCTGGCAGACTGTGGAGAG GTCTATGAAGACTATGACTGCATGCTCAACCAGACAAATATTGGACACAATAACAATAAGTTTTATGTCATCCAAGTTGTTGAAGAAGGAAGCAGCTACTATACATGGAACAGGTGGGGTAGAGTG GGGGAAGTTGGCCAAAGCAAACTCAACAGCTTCAAGGCGCCTTTGGATGCTGTGAAGGACTTTGAGAAAAAATtcaaagataaaacaaagaacaacTGGAGCGATCGATCTAAGTTTGTGTCTCACGCTGGGAAATACACCCTGATAGAAGTGGACGGAGATGAGGATGCTGAGGTTACAGTTGGG GTTGACAGTGTCGATGGAAAGACTAAGACAGGCCCCAAAAATGTCCTACCCAGCACACTGGATGATGCTACAGGGGGCCTTGTTAAGCTAATTTTcagcactgacatgttcaagGAGGCGATGGAGTGTATGAACTTAG ACATAAAGAAGATGCCTCTGGGTAAGCTCAGTAAGGTGCAGATTGCAAAGGGCTTTGATGTGTTGGAAGAGATCGAAGCAGCAATGTCCCGAAAAGCCAAAAGTGGAATTCTGGAAGAACTTTCCTCAAAGTTCTTCACCATAATCCCTCACAACTTTGGCCGCAACAGACCCCCAACCATCAACGACAAAGAGATTgtggacaaaaagaaagagatgcTAATG GTCCTTGCTGACATCGAGTTAGCCCAGACTCTGAAGACAGAGACTGAAAAGGCTCAGGAAGTAATGATTGAGACAGTTCCTCACCCTGTGGACCAGGACTACAACTCTCTCAAATGTGTACTCTCTCTGTTGGACAAGGATACAGAAACATTCAAG GTCATAGAAAAATACCTCAAGGTGACTTCAGAAAATGGCTATTACAAACCAAAAATCCTCAATGTCTGGGAAGTCAATCGAGAGAATGAG GGAGACAGATTTCACGAACATGAAGACCTGGGGAACCGCCGCCTGCTGTGGCACGGTACAAACATAGCAGTAGTGGCAGCTATTCTGAAGAGTGGTCTGAGAATAATGCCTCACTCAGGTGGCCGTGTTGGAAGGGGTATCTATTTTGCCTCTGAAAACAGCAAGTCTGCAGGTTACG TGGGCTGCTGTAAAACTACAGGGGTGATGTTTCTGAGCGAGGTGGCCCTTGGCAAAGAACATACCATCACCAGAGACAACTCCTCTCTTAAAAAAGCTCCTGCTGGCTGTGACAGTGTGGTGGCACGAGGATCAGTTGAACCAG ATCCATCCAAAGACACCTTCATCACCCTGGAGGGCAAAAGTATTGCGGTGCCTCAGGGTAAGCCTATAGAGCAGCCCCAGTTCTCAGACAGCCACTTCAGTAACAGTGAATATCTCATCTATAAAGAGAGCCAGTGTCGCCTTCGCTTCCTGCTGGAGCTCAAAATGCACTAA
- the gpr61l gene encoding probable G-protein coupled receptor encodes MADKTGPMIASVPNHLLTNHTTAPWEPTVPANVGIVTSSQSQIKDLFGLFCMVTLNLIALLANTGVMVAIARAPHLKRFAFVCHLCSVDLLCAILLMPLGIISSSPFFGTVAFTVLECQVYIFLNVFLICLSILTITAISVERYFYIVHPMRYEVKMTINLAIGVMLLIWVKSLILALVTLFGWPAYGPQSSIAAGHCSLHASHSRLRGVFAVLFSGVCFLIPAVVIFTVYCAVYKVARSAAMQQVPAVPTWANVSPAKNRSDSINSQTTMIATTRTLPQRLSPERAFSGGKAALTLVFIVGQFLVCWLPYFTFHLQMSLTGSMHSPGDLEEAVTWLAYSSFAVNPFFYGLLNRQIREELVKFRRCCLTQPAEFGTSSHEGSLQENFLQFIQRTSSTTETTSNSVNSRPKNTSDKGMKIPGQIPEDNT; translated from the coding sequence ATGGCAGACAAGACTGGTCCCATGATAGCCTCTGTGCCAAACCACTTATTGACAAATCACACCACTGCCCCATGGGAGCCCACTGTTCCTGCCAATGTGGGCATTGTCACCAGCTCCCAGTCCCAGATCAAAGACCTATTTGGGTTGTTCTGCATGGTGACCCTTAACCTCATTGCTCTGTTGGCCAACACCGGTGTGATGGTGGCTATTGCTCGTGCCCCTCACCTAAAGAGGTTTGCTTTTGTATGCCACCTTTGTTCCGTGGACCTGCTGTGTGCCATCCTACTCATGCCTTTGGGGATCATATCCAGCTCACCCTTTTTTGGCACTGTGGCTTTTACAGTCCTGGAGTGTCAGGTTTACATCTTCCTCAATGTGTTCCTCATCTGTCTGTCCATTCTCACCATCACAGCCATCAGTGTGGAGCGCTACTTCTACATTGTACATCCCATGCGCTATGAGGTCAAGATGACCATCAACCTCGCAATTGGTGTCATGCTCCTAATCTGGGTGAAGTCACTCATCCTGGCTTTGGTCACATTGTTTGGGTGGCCAGCTTATGGACCTCAGAGCTCTATAGCTGCAGGTCACTGCTCTCTCCACGCGAGTCACAGTCGTCTAAGAGGTGTGTTTGCTGTGCTCTTCAGTGGGGTCTGTTTCCTGATTCCTGCAGTGGTTATCTTTACTGTTTATTGTGCTGTGTACAAGGTGGCTCGTTCAGCAGCTATGCAGCAAGTCCCTGCTGTGCCAACATGGGCTAATGTGAGTCCTGCAAAGAATCGCTCTGACTCCATCAACAGCCAGACCACCATGATTGCCACCACTCGCACTCTTCCACAAAGATTATCTCCAGAAAGAGCCTTCAGTGGAGGCAAGGCAGCCCTGACTCTGGTGTTCATCGTGGGTCAGTTCTTGGTTTGTTGGCTGCCCTACTTCACCTTCCACTTGCAAATGTCTCTAACTGGCTCCATGCACAGCCCCGGGGACTTAGAGGAGGCAGTCACCTGGTTGGCCTACTCCTCCTTTGCAGTTAACCCCTTCTTCTATGGCCTGCTGAACAGGCAGATCAGAGAAGAGCTGGTGAAGTTCCGACGCTGCTGCTTGACCCAGCCGGCAGAGTTTGGAACGTCCAGCCACGAGGGTTCCCTTCAAGAGAACTTCCTCCAGTTCATCCAGAGAACCAGCAGCACAACTGAGACTACGTCAAACTCTGTCAACTCACGTCCTAAAAACACTTCAGACAAGGGGATGAAGATCCCCGGACAAATACCAGAGGATAACACTTAG
- the LOC117815285 gene encoding caveolin-2-like: protein MAIEGQQEPVPKSRDKAQLRGKGFKEELMEVKVDMQSEDLSFTQGDTSQVLIQDRDPRGINKNLKVTFEDVIAEPPSVRSFDKVWLWSHALFEVARLWCYRFISLLLAVPLSLAAGLLFAVLSCLHIWLIMPCVQLLLINMHWIRTVWSSILNILISPYFSSIGKCCSQITIHLERH from the exons ATGGCAATAGAAGGGCAGCAGGAGCCA GTGCCGAAAAGCAGAGACAAAGCTCAGCTTAGAGGAAAAGGATTTAAAGAGGAACTGATGGAGGTCAAAGTGGACATGCAATCTGAAGATCTGAGTTTCACCCAAGGTGACACCAGCCAGGTTCTGATTCAAGACAGGGATCCCAGAGGAATCAACAAGAATCTGAAG gTCACGTTTGAGGATGTGATTGCAGAGCCTCCCTCAGTGCGGAGCTTTGATAAAGTGTGGCTGTGGAGTCACGCCCTGTTTGAGGTAGCCAGGTTGTGGTGCTACCGCTTCATCTCCCTCCTGCTGGCAGTGCCGCTCTCACTGGCTGCAGGGCTCCTGTTCGCTGTGCTCAGCTGTCTCCACATCTG GTTGATCATGCCCTGTGTTCAGCTCCTTCTTATTAACATGCACTGGATCAGGACCGTATGGAGCAGCATACTGAACATTCTCATCAGCCCCTACTTTAGCAGTATTGGAAAGTGCTGCAGCCAAATTACCATCCATCTGGAAAGACATTga
- the cav3 gene encoding caveolin-3 yields the protein MADQYQYNTNEEKIVKDSHTKEIDLINRDPKQINEDVVKVEFEDVIAEPDGTHSLDGVWKLSYTTFTVSKYWCYRILSAVFGIPVALLWGFLFACISFCHIWAVVPCIKSCLIESQCISRIYSLCIQTFCDPFFEALGKIFSSVRVALRKEV from the exons ATGGCGGATCAGTACCAGTACAACACCAACGAGGAGAAGATTGTGAAAGACAGCCACACCAAGGAGATTGATCTCATCAACAGAGACCCCAAGCAGATCAATGAGGACGTGGTGAAG GTGGAGTTTGAGGATGTCATTGCGGAGCCTGACGGCACACACAGCCTGGATGGGGTGTGGAAGCTCAGCTACACCACCTTCACTGTGTCCAAATACTGGTGCTACCGCATCCTGTCCGCTGTCTTTGGCATCCCTGTCGCTCTGCTCTGGGGCTTCCTGTTTGCCTGCATCTCCTTCTGCCACATCTGGGCAGTGGTTCCCTGCATCAAGAGCTGTCTGATTGAGTCACAGTGCATCAGCCGCATCTACTCTCTCTGCATCCAGACCTTCTGCGACCCCTTCTTCGAAGCCCTGGGCAAGATCTTCAGCAGCGTGCGCGTCGCACTGCGCAAAGAAGTCTGA
- the oxtr gene encoding oxytocin receptor produces MESVSNESDFWQFNDSWRNSSFPNGTSLLNQTNPLKRNEEVAKVEVTVLALVLFLALAGNLCVLLAIHTTKHSQSRMYYFMKHLSIADLVVAIFQVLPQLIWDITFRFYGPDILCRLVKYLQVVGMFASTYMLVLMSVDRCLAICQPLRSLHRRKDRFYVIFSWVLSLLFSIPQMFIFSLIEVAPPGSGVYDCWGDFVKPWGAKAYITWISLTIYIIPVAILSICYGLISFKIWQNFKLKTRRDQCISLTPKTSKCNTLARVSSVKLISKAKITTVKMTFVIVVAYIVCWTPFFSVQMWSAWDPAAPREAMPFIISMLLASLNSCCNPWIYMCFAGHLFHDLRQNFLCCSSRYLKSSQCHCERDFDSSHKSNSSTFVIKSTNSQRSITQTSTT; encoded by the exons ATGGAAAGTGTCTCCAACGAAAGTGACTTTTGGCAGTTTAACGATTCCTGGCGGAACTCAAGCTTTCCTAACGGGACCAGTTTGTTGAACCAGACGAACCCTCTGAAGCGGAATGAAGAGGTGGCGAAGGTGGAGGTGACTGTGCTCGCGCTGGTGCTGTTTCTGGCACTAGCGGGGAACCTGTGCGTCCTGCTGGCCATCCACACCACCAAACACAGCCAGTCCCGCATGTATTACTTTATGAAGCACTTGAGCATCGCAGATCTAGTTGTGGCCATATTTCAAGTTCTCCCTCAACTGATTTGGGACATTACATTTCGGTTTTACGGACCAGACATTCTGTGCAGGTTGGTGAAATACCTGCAGGTCGTTGGGATGTTCGCCTCCACCTACATGTTGGTTTTAATGTCAGTGGACAGGTGTTTGGCCATTTGTCAGCCTCTGCGTTCTTTGCACAGGAGAAAAGACCGTTTCTATGTGATATTCTCCTGGGTGCTGAGCCTGCTCTTCAGTATCCCGCAGATGTTCATTTTCTCCCTGATAGAGGTCGCCCCACCGGGATCAGGGGTGTATGACTGCTGGGGAGACTTCGTCAAGCCATGGGGGGCCAAAGCTTACATCACATGGATCAGTCTCACCATATACATCATTCCAGTAGCGATATTGAGCATTTGTTACGGGTTGATAAGCTTCAAAATATGGCAAAACTTTAAACTCAAAACCCGGCGGGATCAGTGTATCAGCCTGACGCCCAAAACCTCCAAATGCAACACGCTTGCGCGTGTGAGCAGCGTGAAGCTCATCTCCAAGGCGAAGATAACCACAGTGAAAATGACTTTTGTGATCGTCGTGGCTTATATCGTCTGTTGGACCCCCTTCTTCTCTGTACAGATGTGGTCTGCGTGGGATCCAGCTGCGCCACGTGAGG CCATGCCCTTCATTATCTCCATGCTGCTAGCCAGCCTCAACAGCTGCTGTAACCCCTGGATCTACATGTGCTTTGCCGGGCATCTGTTCCACGATCTGAGGCAGAACTTTCTGTGCTGTTCCTCCCGCTACCTCAAGTCGTCCCAGTGTCACTGTGAGCGTGACTTTGACTCGAGTCACAAGAGCAACTCCTCCACCTTTGTCATTAAGAGCACGAACAGCCAGAGGAGCATCACACAGACTTCCACCACCTAG